The Salvelinus fontinalis isolate EN_2023a chromosome 31, ASM2944872v1, whole genome shotgun sequence genome has a window encoding:
- the usp19 gene encoding ubiquitin carboxyl-terminal hydrolase 19 isoform X3 has translation MASSTESGRRNGGQRSTDASTSKKKQKDRANQESREAKRAAAAAGDNAEHKKDVFVDWKQNANEVTVRLRCGEGVQSVEDVTTTFTDTDCQACFPDGRQWDCHLYEEIEGSCSKVQYKEKCGFLLLVMHKKIPFHSWPSLKQTKKEKEPVNVQAKNGKEQKPPPVVKPEKSVPETADKPKLSTQPPAQSEQRHGKVERGVKRTMKNKPAADRPESGVKAAEEGQTKPLSKGDLPQEPSAKRTVRPPKASKDPTSQTPRDTHPKSTANGKPHTPTPTDRDPQTYTAGDNRAERLGNGHECTTHEIAVSHTKQEMKVQLEKAPESDFKARAGEERTPSATVSSAVSSHKAENSTNGTERQGEAERTESSTVLRKSKDEADQATLTPTQQSGSGEPVTATPSKQAEFTSSTEEEKKDQSKEEPLEIKQLEEAVPEPMVNLNFVKNDSYEKGTDLMVVNVYMKSICRETARVIFREQDFTLLFQTSDAIFLRLHADCGVNTVFKWQVKLRNLIQPEQSTYSFTPSRIDITLKKRHSQRWGGLEAPATQGAVGGAKVAVPSGPSSQTSQPGSSQHSLPAKEEPPRAEDGGLDNVSARTVSDHAPIKQEPAVTPKPTCMVQPMTHAPPAGSERSVEEEEEKVCVPGFTGLVNLGNTCFMNSVIQSLSNTRELRDYFHDRAFETEINCNNPLGTGGRLAIGFAVLLRALWKGTHHAFQPSKLKAIVASKASQFTGYAQHDAQEFMAFLLDGLHEDLNRIQNKPYTETVDSDGRLDEVGEIEVVAEEAWQRHKMRNDSFIVDLFQGQYKSKLVCPMCSKVSITFDPFLYLPVPLPQKQKVLTVFYFAKEPHKKPIKFLVSVSKENSSTAEVLESISRSVRIKAENLRLAEVVKSRFHRIFLPSHSLDTVSSSDMLFCFEVLSKELAKERVVVLRVQQRPQVPSIPISKCAACLKPPLSEEEKLKRCTRCYRVGYCNQACQKNHWSNHKSLCHPNMENVGLPFLVSVPESRLTYARLSQLLEGYSRYSVNVFQPPFQSGRTSPEGTQCRADLPPPAETPDGVRPGDEARGGGAGDSDQESPFLVPESPLETAQASAHPAGDPDALSTRTTDSGFSEPSSCSQDPQGEKETSYEKAVRPEAAVTGYQQPSESASSHASQFYISILDSNSREQKLEEKEEAVLDLPDESTLALVWKNNERLKEYVLVRSKELDFKEDPGSVSETARAGHFTLEQCLNLFTRPEVLAPEEAWYCPKCQQHREASKQLLLWRLPNVLIIQLKRFSFRSFIWRDKINDMVDFPVRNLDLSKFCIGQKDDMQQPPIYDLYAVINHYGGMIGGHYTAYARLPSAQNSQRSDVGWRLFDDSTVTTVEENQVVTRYAYVLFYRRRNSPVERPPRFLGPLGVESPTAAGATASQASLIWQELEEEEEGLEEGPRGLFRTSLGRRAARRREEGVEGQVRRRRQRISDYSDDDCVRYLVLGTLAALLALFLDLIYPLLY, from the exons ATGGCCAGCAGCACTGAATCAGGCCGGCGGAATGGGGGTCAGCGCAGCACCGATGCCAGCACCAGCAAGAAGAAGCAGAAGGACAGGGCCAACCAAGAGAGCAGGGAGGCAAagcgagcagcagcagcagcaggggaCAATGCAGAGCACAAGAAAG ATGTGTTTGTGGACTGGAAGCAGAATGCGAATGAGGTGACAGTGAGGCTGCGCTGTGGAGAGGGGGTTCAGAGTGTGGAGGACGTCACCACTACCTTCACTGACACAGACTGTCAGGCCTGCTTCCCAG ATGGGCGCCAGTGGGACTGTCACCTGTATGAGGAGATTGAGGGCTCCTGCAGCAAAGTGCAGTACAAAGAGAAGTGCGGCTTCCTGCTTTTGGTCATGCACAAGAAGATCCCCTTTCACTCCTGGCCCTCCCTTAAG CAAACTAAAAAGGAGAAGGAGCCTGTGAATGTACAGGCCAAGAACGGCAAAGAGCAGAAACCGCCGCCTGTGGTAAAGCCTGAGAAATCTGTCCCAGAGACGGCAGACAAGCCCAAACTGTCCACCCAGCCGCCTGCACAGAGTGAACAGAGACATGGCAAAGTTGAGCGAGGTGTCAAACGCACCATGAAGAACAAACCAGCAGCAGACAGACCAGAATCTGGGGTGAAGGCTGCAGAAGAGGGGCAGACCAAACCTCTCAGTAAAGGGGACCTGCCTCAGGAGCCTAGTGCCAAGCGCACTGTCCGTCCCCCCAAGGCCTCCAAGGACCCTACTTCACAGACACCCAGGGATACACACCCCAAGTCCACAGCCAATGGGAAACCGCACACCCCTACTCCCACTGACCGGGACCCCCAGACGTATACAGCTGGTGACAATCGTGCTGAGAGGCTAGGCAACGGTCATGAGTGTACAACACACGAGATAGCCGTCAGCCACACAAAGCAGGAGATGAAAGTTCAG CTGgagaaggccccagagtctgattTCAAGGCTCGGGCAGGAGAGGAACGCACACCGTCAGCCACTGTGTCCAGTGCTGTGAGCAGCCACAAGGCTGAAAACTCCACAAACGGAACAGAGCGGCAAGGGGAGGCTGAGAGGACCGAGTCCTCTACGGTATTGAGGAAGTCCAAGGATGAGGCTGACCAGGCCACTCTAACACCAACCCAGCAGTCAGGATCAGGGGAGCCTGTGACTGCAACACCAAGCAAGCAGGCTGAGTTCACCAGCAgtacagaggaggagaagaaggaccaGTCTAAAGAGGAACCTCTGGAGATTAAGCAGCTGGAGGAAG CAGTTCCAGAGCCAATGGTGAACCTCAATTTTGTGAAGAACGACTCGTACGAGAAAGGCACAGACCTAATGGTGGTCAACGTTTACATGAAGAGCATCTGCAGAGAGACGGCCAGGGTGATCTTCAGGGAACAGGACTTCACCCTCCTCTTCCAGACCAG CGATGCAATTTTCTTGCGCCTTCATGCGGACTGTGGAGTGAATACAGTTTTTAAGTGGCAAGTCAAACTCAG GAACCTCATCCAGCCTGAGCAGTCTACGTACTCCTTCACCCCGTCCCGTATAGACATCACTCTGAAGAAGAGACACAGCCAGCGCTGGGGGGGCCTAGAAGCCCCCGCTACACAAG GTGCAGTGGGGGGCGCCAAGGTTGCTGTGCCCTCCGGGCCGTCATCTCAGACTAGTCAGCCGGGCAGCAGCCAGCACAGCCTCCCTGCCAAGGAGGAGCCACCCCGGGCAGAAGACGGAGGCCTGGACAATGTGTCCGCCCGCACCGTCTCAGACCATGCCCCTATCAAACAGGAGCCTGCAGTCACG CCCAAGCCCACCTGTATGGTCCAGCCCATGACCCACGCGCCTCCTGCTGGCAGCGAGCGCAgtgttgaggaggaggaggagaaggtgtgTGTGCCAGGCTTCACAGGCCTGGTCAACCTGGGCAACACATGCTTCATGAACAGCGTCATCCAGTCTCTGTCCAACACCCGAGAACTCAGGGACTACTTTCATG ACCGGGCGTTTGAAACTGAGATCAACTGTAATAACCCATTGGGGACGGGTGGTCGGCTGGCCATCGGGTTCGCTGTGTTGCTGCGGGCTCTGTGGAAGGGTACCCACCATGCTTTCCAGCCCTCCAAGTTAAAG GCGATCGTGGCCAGTAAGGCCAGCCAGTTCACAGGCTATGCCCAGCACGATGCCCAAGAGTTCATGGCCTTCCTCCTGGATGGTCTCCATGAGGACCTGAACCGCATCCAGAACAAGCCCTACACAGAGACGGTGGACTCAGACGGACGGCTGGACGAGGTGGGTGAAATAGAG GTGGTGGCGGAGGAGGCGTGGCAGAGGCACAAGATGAGGAACGACTCGTTCATCGTGGACCTCTTCCAGGGCCAGTACAAGTCCAAGCTTGTCTGCCCTATGTGCTCCAAG GTTTCCATAACCTTTGACCCCTTCCTCTACCTGCCCGTGCCCTTGCCCCAGAAGCAGAAGGTCCTCACCGTGTTCTACTTTGCTAAAGAGCCTCACAAGAAACCCATCAAG TTTCTGGTGAGTGTGAGTAAAGAGAACTCGAGCACAGCCGAGGTCCTGGAGTCAATCTCTCGGAGTGTGAGGATCAAGGCAGAGAACCTGAGACTGGCAGAGGTGGTGAAGAGTCGCTTCCACAGGATTTTCCTCCCCTCCCACTCCCTGGACACGGTCTCCTCCTCAGACATGCTCTTCTGCTTCGAGGTGCTGTCTAAAGAGCTGGCCAaggagagggtggtggtgctCAGAGTCCAGCAG AGGCCTCAGGTCCCCAGTATCCCCATCTCGAAGTGTGCTGCCTGCCTGAAGCCTCCCCTCTCAGAGGAGGAGAAGCTGAAGCGCTGCACCCGCTGCTACCGCGTGGGCTACTGCAATCA GGCTTGCCAGAAAAATCACTGGTCCAACCACAAGAGTCTGTGTCACCCCAACATGGAGAACGTGGGGCTTCCTTTCCTGGTCAGCGTCCCTGAGTCCAGACTCACCTACGCTCGTCTGTCCCAGCTGCTGGAAGGATACTCAAG GTATTCAGTGAACGTGTTCCAGCCTCCCTTCCAGTCTGGCAGAACGTCCCCAGAGGGCACCCAGTGCCGAGCTGACCTCCCCCCTCCAGCAGAGACCCCTGATGGTGTGAGGCCAGGGGATGAGGCTAGGGGCGGTGGGGCGGGAGACTCTGATCAGGAGAGCCCCTTTCTGGTCCCTGAGTCTCCATTAGAAACAGCTCAGGCTTCAGCACACCCAGCCGGAGATCCAGACGCCCTCTCCACCCGCACCACAGACTCTGGCTTCTCTGAGCCCTCCTCCTGCTCCCAGGACccccagggagagaaggagacctCCTATGAGAAGGCTGTCAGGCCAGAAG CTGCAGTGACAGGCTACCAGCAACCATCAGAATCTGCATCCAGCCACGCTTCTCAGTTCTACATCTCCATCCTCGACTCCAACAGCAGGGAGCAGAAACTGGAGGAAAAGG AAGAGGCTGTTCTGGACCTCCCTGACGAATCCACCCTGGCACTAGTGTGGAAGAACAACGAGCGTCTCAAGGAGTATGTGCTGGTCCGGTCCAAGGAGCTGGACTTTAAGGAGGACCCTGGGTCGGTCAGTGAGACTGCCAGGGCTGGACACTTCACCCTGGAGCAGTGCCTTAACCTCTTCACTAGGCCTGAGGTGCTGGCACCAGAGGAGGCATG gtactGTCCAAAGTGCCAGCAGCACAGGGAAGCCTCCAAGCAGCTGCTGCTGTGGCGTCTGCCCAACGTCCTCATCATCCAGCTCAAGCGCTTCTCCTTCCGCAGCTTCATTTGGAGGGACAAGATCAACGACATGGTCGATTTCCCTGTCAG GAACCTGGACCTCAGTAAGTTCTGTATTGGTCAGAAGGATGACATGCAGCAGCCGCCAATCTATGACCTCTATGCTGTCATTAATCACTACGGAGGCATGATCGGAGGTCACTACACAGCCTACGCACGCCTGCCCAGTGCCCAGAACAGCCAGCGCAGTGATGTTG GCTGGCGTCTGTTTGATGACAGCACAGTGACAACAGTTGAGGAGAACCAGGTGGTGACACGCTACGCCTACGTGCTGTTCTACCGCCGCCGCAACTCCCCCGTGGAACGACCACCTCGCTTCCTAGGGCCCCTCGGGGTCGAGTCCCCCACCGCTGCAGGAGCCACCGCCAGCCAG GCCTCTCTAATATGGCAGGaactggaggaggaagaggagggtcttGAAGAGGGCCCCCGGGGCCTGTTCCGCACCAGCCTGGGGAGAAGAGCAgccaggaggagggaggagggggtggaggggcaGGTGCGACGGCGACGCCAAAGGATCTCAGATTATTCCGATGACGACTGCGTGCGATATTTGGTCCTGGGCACCTTGGCTGCTCTGCTAGCGTTGTTCCTGGACCTGATCTACCCCCTGCTCTACTGA
- the usp19 gene encoding ubiquitin carboxyl-terminal hydrolase 19 isoform X10, with protein sequence MHDRRHSSFAMTKDVFVDWKQNANEVTVRLRCGEGVQSVEDVTTTFTDTDCQACFPDGRQWDCHLYEEIEGSCSKVQYKEKCGFLLLVMHKKIPFHSWPSLKQTKKEKEPVNVQAKNGKEQKPPPVVKPEKSVPETADKPKLSTQPPAQSEQRHGKVERGVKRTMKNKPAADRPESGVKAAEEGQTKPLSKGDLPQEPSAKRTVRPPKASKDPTSQTPRDTHPKSTANGKPHTPTPTDRDPQTYTAGDNRAERLGNGHECTTHEIAVSHTKQEMKVQLEKAPESDFKARAGEERTPSATVSSAVSSHKAENSTNGTERQGEAERTESSTVLRKSKDEADQATLTPTQQSGSGEPVTATPSKQAEFTSSTEEEKKDQSKEEPLEIKQLEEAVPEPMVNLNFVKNDSYEKGTDLMVVNVYMKSICRETARVIFREQDFTLLFQTSDAIFLRLHADCGVNTVFKWQVKLRNLIQPEQSTYSFTPSRIDITLKKRHSQRWGGLEAPATQGAVGGAKVAVPSGPSSQTSQPGSSQHSLPAKEEPPRAEDGGLDNVSARTVSDHAPIKQEPAVTPKPTCMVQPMTHAPPAGSERSVEEEEEKVCVPGFTGLVNLGNTCFMNSVIQSLSNTRELRDYFHDRAFETEINCNNPLGTGGRLAIGFAVLLRALWKGTHHAFQPSKLKAIVASKASQFTGYAQHDAQEFMAFLLDGLHEDLNRIQNKPYTETVDSDGRLDEVGEIEVVAEEAWQRHKMRNDSFIVDLFQGQYKSKLVCPMCSKVSITFDPFLYLPVPLPQKQKVLTVFYFAKEPHKKPIKFLVSVSKENSSTAEVLESISRSVRIKAENLRLAEVVKSRFHRIFLPSHSLDTVSSSDMLFCFEVLSKELAKERVVVLRVQQRPQVPSIPISKCAACLKPPLSEEEKLKRCTRCYRVGYCNQACQKNHWSNHKSLCHPNMENVGLPFLVSVPESRLTYARLSQLLEGYSRYSVNVFQPPFQSGRTSPEGTQCRADLPPPAETPDGVRPGDEARGGGAGDSDQESPFLVPESPLETAQASAHPAGDPDALSTRTTDSGFSEPSSCSQDPQGEKETSYEKAVRPEGKAAVTGYQQPSESASSHASQFYISILDSNSREQKLEEKEEAVLDLPDESTLALVWKNNERLKEYVLVRSKELDFKEDPGSVSETARAGHFTLEQCLNLFTRPEVLAPEEAWYCPKCQQHREASKQLLLWRLPNVLIIQLKRFSFRSFIWRDKINDMVDFPVRNLDLSKFCIGQKDDMQQPPIYDLYAVINHYGGMIGGHYTAYARLPSAQNSQRSDVGWRLFDDSTVTTVEENQVVTRYAYVLFYRRRNSPVERPPRFLGPLGVESPTAAGATASQASLIWQELEEEEEGLEEGPRGLFRTSLGRRAARRREEGVEGQVRRRRQRISDYSDDDCVRYLVLGTLAALLALFLDLIYPLLY encoded by the exons ATGCATGACCGACGGCACTCTAGCTTCGCTATGACGAAAG ATGTGTTTGTGGACTGGAAGCAGAATGCGAATGAGGTGACAGTGAGGCTGCGCTGTGGAGAGGGGGTTCAGAGTGTGGAGGACGTCACCACTACCTTCACTGACACAGACTGTCAGGCCTGCTTCCCAG ATGGGCGCCAGTGGGACTGTCACCTGTATGAGGAGATTGAGGGCTCCTGCAGCAAAGTGCAGTACAAAGAGAAGTGCGGCTTCCTGCTTTTGGTCATGCACAAGAAGATCCCCTTTCACTCCTGGCCCTCCCTTAAG CAAACTAAAAAGGAGAAGGAGCCTGTGAATGTACAGGCCAAGAACGGCAAAGAGCAGAAACCGCCGCCTGTGGTAAAGCCTGAGAAATCTGTCCCAGAGACGGCAGACAAGCCCAAACTGTCCACCCAGCCGCCTGCACAGAGTGAACAGAGACATGGCAAAGTTGAGCGAGGTGTCAAACGCACCATGAAGAACAAACCAGCAGCAGACAGACCAGAATCTGGGGTGAAGGCTGCAGAAGAGGGGCAGACCAAACCTCTCAGTAAAGGGGACCTGCCTCAGGAGCCTAGTGCCAAGCGCACTGTCCGTCCCCCCAAGGCCTCCAAGGACCCTACTTCACAGACACCCAGGGATACACACCCCAAGTCCACAGCCAATGGGAAACCGCACACCCCTACTCCCACTGACCGGGACCCCCAGACGTATACAGCTGGTGACAATCGTGCTGAGAGGCTAGGCAACGGTCATGAGTGTACAACACACGAGATAGCCGTCAGCCACACAAAGCAGGAGATGAAAGTTCAG CTGgagaaggccccagagtctgattTCAAGGCTCGGGCAGGAGAGGAACGCACACCGTCAGCCACTGTGTCCAGTGCTGTGAGCAGCCACAAGGCTGAAAACTCCACAAACGGAACAGAGCGGCAAGGGGAGGCTGAGAGGACCGAGTCCTCTACGGTATTGAGGAAGTCCAAGGATGAGGCTGACCAGGCCACTCTAACACCAACCCAGCAGTCAGGATCAGGGGAGCCTGTGACTGCAACACCAAGCAAGCAGGCTGAGTTCACCAGCAgtacagaggaggagaagaaggaccaGTCTAAAGAGGAACCTCTGGAGATTAAGCAGCTGGAGGAAG CAGTTCCAGAGCCAATGGTGAACCTCAATTTTGTGAAGAACGACTCGTACGAGAAAGGCACAGACCTAATGGTGGTCAACGTTTACATGAAGAGCATCTGCAGAGAGACGGCCAGGGTGATCTTCAGGGAACAGGACTTCACCCTCCTCTTCCAGACCAG CGATGCAATTTTCTTGCGCCTTCATGCGGACTGTGGAGTGAATACAGTTTTTAAGTGGCAAGTCAAACTCAG GAACCTCATCCAGCCTGAGCAGTCTACGTACTCCTTCACCCCGTCCCGTATAGACATCACTCTGAAGAAGAGACACAGCCAGCGCTGGGGGGGCCTAGAAGCCCCCGCTACACAAG GTGCAGTGGGGGGCGCCAAGGTTGCTGTGCCCTCCGGGCCGTCATCTCAGACTAGTCAGCCGGGCAGCAGCCAGCACAGCCTCCCTGCCAAGGAGGAGCCACCCCGGGCAGAAGACGGAGGCCTGGACAATGTGTCCGCCCGCACCGTCTCAGACCATGCCCCTATCAAACAGGAGCCTGCAGTCACG CCCAAGCCCACCTGTATGGTCCAGCCCATGACCCACGCGCCTCCTGCTGGCAGCGAGCGCAgtgttgaggaggaggaggagaaggtgtgTGTGCCAGGCTTCACAGGCCTGGTCAACCTGGGCAACACATGCTTCATGAACAGCGTCATCCAGTCTCTGTCCAACACCCGAGAACTCAGGGACTACTTTCATG ACCGGGCGTTTGAAACTGAGATCAACTGTAATAACCCATTGGGGACGGGTGGTCGGCTGGCCATCGGGTTCGCTGTGTTGCTGCGGGCTCTGTGGAAGGGTACCCACCATGCTTTCCAGCCCTCCAAGTTAAAG GCGATCGTGGCCAGTAAGGCCAGCCAGTTCACAGGCTATGCCCAGCACGATGCCCAAGAGTTCATGGCCTTCCTCCTGGATGGTCTCCATGAGGACCTGAACCGCATCCAGAACAAGCCCTACACAGAGACGGTGGACTCAGACGGACGGCTGGACGAGGTGGGTGAAATAGAG GTGGTGGCGGAGGAGGCGTGGCAGAGGCACAAGATGAGGAACGACTCGTTCATCGTGGACCTCTTCCAGGGCCAGTACAAGTCCAAGCTTGTCTGCCCTATGTGCTCCAAG GTTTCCATAACCTTTGACCCCTTCCTCTACCTGCCCGTGCCCTTGCCCCAGAAGCAGAAGGTCCTCACCGTGTTCTACTTTGCTAAAGAGCCTCACAAGAAACCCATCAAG TTTCTGGTGAGTGTGAGTAAAGAGAACTCGAGCACAGCCGAGGTCCTGGAGTCAATCTCTCGGAGTGTGAGGATCAAGGCAGAGAACCTGAGACTGGCAGAGGTGGTGAAGAGTCGCTTCCACAGGATTTTCCTCCCCTCCCACTCCCTGGACACGGTCTCCTCCTCAGACATGCTCTTCTGCTTCGAGGTGCTGTCTAAAGAGCTGGCCAaggagagggtggtggtgctCAGAGTCCAGCAG AGGCCTCAGGTCCCCAGTATCCCCATCTCGAAGTGTGCTGCCTGCCTGAAGCCTCCCCTCTCAGAGGAGGAGAAGCTGAAGCGCTGCACCCGCTGCTACCGCGTGGGCTACTGCAATCA GGCTTGCCAGAAAAATCACTGGTCCAACCACAAGAGTCTGTGTCACCCCAACATGGAGAACGTGGGGCTTCCTTTCCTGGTCAGCGTCCCTGAGTCCAGACTCACCTACGCTCGTCTGTCCCAGCTGCTGGAAGGATACTCAAG GTATTCAGTGAACGTGTTCCAGCCTCCCTTCCAGTCTGGCAGAACGTCCCCAGAGGGCACCCAGTGCCGAGCTGACCTCCCCCCTCCAGCAGAGACCCCTGATGGTGTGAGGCCAGGGGATGAGGCTAGGGGCGGTGGGGCGGGAGACTCTGATCAGGAGAGCCCCTTTCTGGTCCCTGAGTCTCCATTAGAAACAGCTCAGGCTTCAGCACACCCAGCCGGAGATCCAGACGCCCTCTCCACCCGCACCACAGACTCTGGCTTCTCTGAGCCCTCCTCCTGCTCCCAGGACccccagggagagaaggagacctCCTATGAGAAGGCTGTCAGGCCAGAAGGTAAAG CTGCAGTGACAGGCTACCAGCAACCATCAGAATCTGCATCCAGCCACGCTTCTCAGTTCTACATCTCCATCCTCGACTCCAACAGCAGGGAGCAGAAACTGGAGGAAAAGG AAGAGGCTGTTCTGGACCTCCCTGACGAATCCACCCTGGCACTAGTGTGGAAGAACAACGAGCGTCTCAAGGAGTATGTGCTGGTCCGGTCCAAGGAGCTGGACTTTAAGGAGGACCCTGGGTCGGTCAGTGAGACTGCCAGGGCTGGACACTTCACCCTGGAGCAGTGCCTTAACCTCTTCACTAGGCCTGAGGTGCTGGCACCAGAGGAGGCATG gtactGTCCAAAGTGCCAGCAGCACAGGGAAGCCTCCAAGCAGCTGCTGCTGTGGCGTCTGCCCAACGTCCTCATCATCCAGCTCAAGCGCTTCTCCTTCCGCAGCTTCATTTGGAGGGACAAGATCAACGACATGGTCGATTTCCCTGTCAG GAACCTGGACCTCAGTAAGTTCTGTATTGGTCAGAAGGATGACATGCAGCAGCCGCCAATCTATGACCTCTATGCTGTCATTAATCACTACGGAGGCATGATCGGAGGTCACTACACAGCCTACGCACGCCTGCCCAGTGCCCAGAACAGCCAGCGCAGTGATGTTG GCTGGCGTCTGTTTGATGACAGCACAGTGACAACAGTTGAGGAGAACCAGGTGGTGACACGCTACGCCTACGTGCTGTTCTACCGCCGCCGCAACTCCCCCGTGGAACGACCACCTCGCTTCCTAGGGCCCCTCGGGGTCGAGTCCCCCACCGCTGCAGGAGCCACCGCCAGCCAG GCCTCTCTAATATGGCAGGaactggaggaggaagaggagggtcttGAAGAGGGCCCCCGGGGCCTGTTCCGCACCAGCCTGGGGAGAAGAGCAgccaggaggagggaggagggggtggaggggcaGGTGCGACGGCGACGCCAAAGGATCTCAGATTATTCCGATGACGACTGCGTGCGATATTTGGTCCTGGGCACCTTGGCTGCTCTGCTAGCGTTGTTCCTGGACCTGATCTACCCCCTGCTCTACTGA